The sequence below is a genomic window from Chondrinema litorale.
ATTTGTCACTATTAAAAAACAACCATTAACAAGTACAACAACCAGATATTTTGCTTAAAAATAAAAAGTTAACTGAAGTGTGAATTAAGATGGGAAATTAAATATCAGATAAATTAAACCAGAGCAAAAAAATTCTTGAACATTCTGAAGAAATTTCAGCTAGCAACTAAGTACTTATAACATAAGTAATTGTTATCAAACAATGCTTTTCATATAATTTTAAATAGTTAAAATTATAATTTAGTCACATGTAAATACTTGAGTAATAAAATTCTTTAAATATAAACCACATAAAATTACTAAACCGTGATTAACAAAATATATAATTACAAATTCATTAAAAAACAAATCATTAATTCAAATATTATATTTAAATCAAAATATAATACTAAAACAAAAACTGTAATTATTATAAAACTATTTTAATCTTATGTAACATATTTAATTAAAAATTTAAAAATATAGTTATATGCAGCCGAAAGCATAATTACCTTATTAAATATTACAAGCCTGATTTTCAGCATTTTTAATTTATAATCTGATTTTTATTAACATAGTACAATAGTTGAATTACCGCAACTATAATTTTTTCAACTATTTGCATTTTTTTGCAAGACCTTAAAATTAAAAACACTAATAGGAAATTATCTACATGTTTACTTTTTAAATTCTTGTTGCATTTATTTTAAAAAAAGCCAGTTTGATTAACTGGCTTTTTTATCGAATAAACAACTATTAATTACAAATGCACGTTAACAATTAATGACAATGAAAGCAAAACTTTTAGCAATAAAGAGAATAATTTAAAAAAACCGGTTTTATAACCGGTTTTTTTATTTTAAGTGGTTTTGTAGAATTCTGAATTCCAGAAATGGTGAGATTTTATCGTAGAGCACATTATATACTGAATTTATGATGGGCAAATCCAGTTCTAACTTTTTGTTTATTTCATATATACATTTTACTGCATAATAACCTTCGGCAATCATTTCCATTTCTAGCTGAGCAGTTTTTACAGAATAACCTCGCCCAATCATATTACCAAAAGTTCTGTTTCTACTAAATTGAGAATAAGTAGTTACTAATAAATCACCTAAATAAGCAGAAGCACTTAATTGACGCTCCATCGCATTTATTTTTTCAACAAACTTTTCAATCTCCTGCAAAGCATTCGAAACCAAAACTGCTTGAAAGTTATCACCATAGTTTAAACCATGCGCAATTCCACAAGCGATGGCTATTATATTTTTTATTACAGCACTATACTCAACACCATATAAGTCTTTTATTGCATGTACTTTAATAAAATGGCAATCTAAAACCTCACATAAGTTTTCTGCAAATTCAATGTTTTCTGAGGCTATTGTGAGATAAGATTGCTTTTCCATTGCTACTTCTTCGGCATGGCATGGGCCAGCAATTACCGCAGTATCAGAAGAAGGTGTGCCATAATATTCTTCCATAAAATCAGAAATCAACAGATTCTCATCTGGTATCATCCCTTTAATTGCTGAGATTACTTTTTTACCTTTAAATAATTGTGGGTCAACTCCTTTTAAAGCATCTTTTACAAAAGCGGCTGGCACTACTAAGATCAGCCAATCAGAATTTTTGATTACCTCTTCTATATTAGATACTGGCGTTACCTTATTTAGATGTATTTCTACTGCACTCAAATAAGCTGGATTATGCTTGTACGAAATAATGTGTTTTACATCATCTTCTCTACGCACCCACCAGTTTACTTTATTATCATTTGAAGTGAGAATTTTAATTAATGCTGTGGCCCAGCTACCACTACCAAGTACACCTATTACAGGCTTCTTTTTTTCCATAAATTCCACAGTTTATTTTTATTATGTTATTTAGTTAAGCATCAACTGAAGTAAAAGAAAATTTATCGCCATCAAAAAGACCTTTGTCAGAAAGTTTTAAAGAAGGAATTACCAATAAAGCCATAAAAGACAAACTCATAAAAGGAGCCCGTAAAGTACTCCCTAGTTTTTTAGCAAAAGCATCAATTTCTGCATACTTTTTTGCTACAGTATGCCCTTCTTCTAAACTCATTAACCCAGCAACTGGCAATGGTAACACATTATCAGCCTCTCCATTACAAGCCGAAACACCCCCTTTACAATCTATCACCAAGTTAATCGCCTTCGTTATAGCTTCGTCACTCACACCTACTGCAACAATATTATGCGAATCATGCGCAACACTCGAAGCTATCGCTCCTTCTTTTAATCCAAAGTTTTTAATAAATGCAATCGCTGGTTTTGCCTCATTGTATCTGTTTACTACTACAATTTTAAGAATATCATTTTCTAAATCAGATACATACTTGCCATTTTCAACTTTTGCTTTAATAAGCTCCTTACCAGTTACAAGCTCACCGTCTTTTGGAACAATTACTTTTATCTTTTCAGCAGTAGCAGCTAATTGTAAAGATTCTGGTTGAATCGGGTTAATATTGAAATAATTAACTGCTTTCTCAGATACTGATGGAATAAAAGACTTTCCATTTTCTGCAACCAATTCACCATCAATATAAGTTTGCAGTACTTTAAAATCTTTTAAATCTTCTACCAATATAAAATCTGCTGCATCTCCTTGTTGTAGCAATCCAACCTTTAAACCATAATGCTTTACCGGATTGATACATGCCATCTGTAAAACCTTAAACACATCATGTCCCTTTTCCACTGCTCGTTTTACTAATAGGTTAATGTGTCCAATTTCCAACTCATCTGGATGTTTATCATCTGAACAAAACATCAATTCGCTGTAATGCTCATCGATTAATGGATGCAATGCCTCAAAATTTCTAGCTGCACTCCCCTCTCTTATAATAACCTTCATCCCATGTTTTAGTTTATGGGCTGCTTCTGCTTCTGTAAAGCACTCATGATCTGTAGAGATTCCAGCATTGATATATTTAATAGCATCTTCTCCCGAAAGTCCCGGTGCATGACCATCAACAGGTTTTCCAAGTTCTTTTGCTATTTCTATTTTTCTTAGGACTTCAGCATCTTCAAAGAGCACTCCTGGCCAGTTCATCATTTCTGCTAAATATCCTACTTCTTCTTTTTCAAGTAATATTTTTATCTCATCAGAGTCAATTTTTGCTCCTGCAGTTTCAAAATTGGTTGCAGGCACACACGAGGGTGCTCCAAAATTATAATGAAATGGTACTCTTTTCCCATTTTCTATCATGTACAACACACCATCAACTCCCAAAACATTAGCAATTTCATGAGGGTCAGAAACTGTCCCAATTGTGCCATGAGGTACAGCCATACGGGCAAATTCAGAGGGAATGAGCATTGAACTTTCAATATGGATGTGTGCGTCAACAAAGCCCGGCATCAGATATGGCAATGTTTCTTCATTTGAAATTTCTGTAATTTCCTCGATTTTATTACCTGAGACAGTTAGTGATACAGGATAAATTTTATGATTTACAATATCAACTAAATTTGCTTTTATACTTTTCAAATCCTTAAATTTTATTTCTAACAATTAAATCCTTAAAACAATGAAAAAGACAAACTTTACTCTAAAAACTTTCCTTTTCGGCCTTTTTGGTTTGTTCGGATAGTTGATTGCTCCTGAAATTATTACCAGTTTAAAATATTATTATCGCAAAGTGCAGCCAAACAGATAATTCTTTATGGTTTGCACTTTTCGTTTTTTTAAATTGTTTTGGCATTTAATTCGCCTAAAGATATTTTTTATAACCTGAAATAAGAATTCAGAAATTTTTTTCGATATGCAAAAAGTCTTTCGTTTTACCGCACTATTATTAGTTTTATTAATCAGTTTTTCTTCATGTTCAAGTAAAAGAAAAACAATAAAAAAAGGCAAACCAATTCCTTGTCCGATAAAAGATTGCTGATTTTTGTCTTTTTTAAAACTCAAATTTAAAAAGCTAATTAGCTTTACAGCATTAATTGAGTTTTAAATATCAAATTTGCCAGCAAACTATTATGAATAAATCTATTCTTTGGATTGCCTTTGTATTAATCAGTTTTTTAATTTCATGCAGTTCTGATGAAGGAGAAAGAAAAGACAGCACCATCAGATTTTTTAGAAGAGGAAAACTTGCATTAGAAAACGAAGATTATTCAGGGGCAATTCGTTACTTCGATTCTGCCATTCAAGAAGACAGCTCTTTTAGTGCTGCATGGAATAATCGGGGTGTTGCACACTTCGAACTAGATGACTTCGACCTTGCAATTAGCGATTACACTTCTGCTATTGATAATGATAGTATTTTTCTAGATGCATACTTTAACAGAGCAAATGCTTATTTCGAAATTAAGGAATACGAAAAAGCAGTTGCTGACTTAAACATTGTAGTCGAGCAGCAGAAAGATTCCGCAGTAGTTTTCACTAACAGAGGTACCATTTACCAAGCAATGGGGAAATACGACGAGGCTCTAAAAGACTTTGAGAAAGTAATTGAAATAGAGCCTGAAGATGCCACTGCCTATTTAAACAAAGGCACTGTTTACTACTATCAACAAAAGTACGATGAAGCCGAAGTCCTTTTCAACAAATCCTTGAAAATGGATGATCAACTTGATTTTGCTTACAATAATCTTGGCTTATTAAGTCTGCAAAAAAAAGATTATGAACAAGCAATGGAGTATTTCAATAAAGCTATAGAATTAAGACCTTCAGCGCCTTATTACCTCAATAACAGAGGTTATACCAACCTAATGCTCAATAACTTTGAAGAGGCCCAAAAAGACATAGACAAGTCTTTGCTATATGATGGAAAAAATCCTTGGGCATTAAGAAACATTGGTATCTATTTTTACAAAAGTGAGACTGATATAAGTAAAGGTATTTCGTATTTAAAAAAGGCTTTAGAATTAAAACCAGACCTTGAACTAATCCATTTCTACTTAGGTGATGCTTACCTAGCAGCAAATAACAAAAAACAAGCTTGCGAAGAATGGAATATATCTATAGAAAAAAGTGAAGTAGATTCTATTGAAGAAAAAACAAAAGCATGCCAGTAGCATTTATTATGCTTGCTGACATTTTATGAGCATTGTACTAGCATTTTAGTTTGCAAGCACGATGCTTTATAAATTTATATTAAATGAAAATTATTATTTGGCAAAAGCCCAAATAAACAAGCCAAGTATAGGACCTGAAGTAAATACTACTTCAACTTTAGCCTCAGCAGGCACGAATAAACCTGCAATAATTCCCATAATTAAAATGCCGAGAACGATATAAATTACAAGCGTTTTCATTTTCACATTATTTACTAATAGTATCAAATTAAGAGGGTTAAACCCTCTACTGTTAAAACAATTTTCAACTTGAGTTAGTTTGCATAGACCTCAATTTAACACACTGTAAATCAATAATTTAAAAATTATTTGCACATAAAAAAACAGGTTTATGCTCATTATGAACATAAACCTGTTTTACTTAGATTTTATCTGAAATTTTATTCGTCTGAAGGAATTTTTGCTTTACCAGTATACACTCTATATAAAAGATAGATACCGGCAATAACTAATGGAATACTCAAAATTTGTCCCATTTTTAAAGGCAAGTCGCTTTCAAAATCTTCTTGTACTTCTTTAAGGAATTCGTAGAAGAATCTAAGCCCAAATATTAACACTAAAAACAAACCTAGAAGAAGGCCTTCAGGCGTTTTAGCTTTCTTCCTACTCCACAATGCCAACAAAATAAAAAAGATTATTAAACAACTAATAGACTCATATAACTGTGCCGGATGTCTTGGTACATCTCCATATTTAGGATTTATGGTAAATACAAAACCCCAAGGTAAGTCTGTGGGCATACCCACAATCTCAGAGTTCATAAGATTACCTAAACGAATGAAGCAACCTGCTAAAGCAACAACAATCACAATTCTATCTACAATCCATAAATAACTTTGGCCTTTCCTTTTTACCTTTTTAGCAGAAAATGAATAAGGTATCAGACCTAACAAGGTTTTAGATCTTATATCATAATTTACATATAAATAGAGTGAAAACAGAATACCGAAAGCTGCTCCATGGCTCGCAAGACCTCCTTTCCAGATTCTCAAAATCTCCAATGGATTACTTAAATAATATTCTGGATCGTAAAACAAACAGTGCCCAAGTCTAGCTCCTAAAATAGTTGCCAATACCATATACAATGTTAGCGTTTCAACATCTTGTTCGGGTTTTCCTTCTGCTCTAAAAATTCTAATGAGGATGTATTGACCAGTTAAAAAACCTAGGGCGAACAATAATCCATACCAACGAATTGATAATGGTCCTAATGGAAAAATTTCTGGATCAGGTCCCCAGTTGATAAAATTTAAAAAGTCAATTGCTGATAGTGTAAATGGCATGTTTAATTATATGAAATTTGAGGGCGTAAATATATAATGCTTATATGTCTTATTTGAAGTAATCTCAAAAAAAAAGTGGCTATATCAAGAGATATATCCACTTAAGGTATCTTAATTATCAGAATAGTAAGTTGGTAATTTTTAATAGTTAGTAGATTTCCATTTTCATATTCAAAAGACTAAGGTTCGAAAACGAAGTAATAACTATGATAAATCATATCATTTATCTTTAAACATTGTCAAATATATAAATAATTAGACAAATTGCAATCTCTTAAAGAAATAAATTATATCATATTTCATATAAATTGCTATTTTAATTGGTAAAAATGCAATTTTTTGAATTGTTAATTTATAAATCAACCCAAACTCAAAATTATGATTTAATCAAGTTTTCTATAAAAATTATATAAATCAAATAATATTTATAGCGTATCATTAAATTTTCATCAACAATTGAAAAGAAATACTATGAAATAAATATAATTATCGAGCTTATTTTTAATAATTCTTTAATTAAAATATTTCTTTTTAGATTTTCGAAAAAAAATATGAAAACACAAGAAAAATTTAAGCGAAGACCAATAAATGATACATTTACCTCTCCAGACTTCTACGAGATAGATGACCTGCTCACCGAAGAGCATAAAATGATAAGAGATAGTGTAAGGCAATTTGTACAAAAAGAAATTTTACCAATTATAGAAGACTGTTGCGAACAAGCGGTTTTCCCTAAACATTTGGTAAAAGAGTTTGGGGAGTTGGGTGCATTTGGACCTAACATACCAGAGGAATATGGAGGTGGAGGATTAGATAATATTTCTTATGGCTTAATAATGCAGGAAATTGAGAGAGGAGACTCAGGAATGCGCTCTACAGTCTCAGTTCAGAGCTCTTTGGTAATGTACCCGATATACATGTTCGGTAGTGAAGAACAAAAACAAAAGTACTTACCCAAGCTTGCAAGTGGAGAAATGCTAGGTTGTTTTGGGTTAACAGAACCAGATTTTGGCTCGAATCCAAGTGGTATGCTCACTAATATTAAAGATGCGGGAGATCATTATATATTAAATGGCTCTAAAATGTGGATATCTAATTCGCCAGAAGCAGATATAGCAGTTGTTTGGGCCAAAAACGAAAATGGCAGAATTAAAGGGGTCATTGTAGAAAAAGGTATGGAAGGCTTTACAGCGCCTGAAATTCATGGGAAATGGTCTTTAAGAGCCAGCATTACTGGCGAGCTTGCTTTTGATAATGTAAAAATACCTAAAGAAAATATTCTACCTGGAAAAGATGGTCTTGGAGCCCCGCTTAAATGCCTTGACTCAGCCAGATATGGCATTGCTTGGGGTGCAGTTGGTGCTGCTATGTCTTGTTATGAGACTGCCAGAAAATATGCTTCTGAAAGAATTCAGTTTGGCAAACCCATAGCCGGATTCCAATTGGTACAAAAGAAACTTGCAGAAATGCTTACTGAAATTACAAAAGCTCAACTATTAACCTGGCGATTAGGTAAGCTCAAAAACGAAGGAAAGGCTACGACTACTCAAATCTCAATGGCTAAAAGAAACAATGTGGAAATCGCTTTAAATATAGCTAGAGAATCGCGACAGATTTTAGGAGGAATGGGTATTACCCAAGAATACCCGATTATGAGACACATGATGAATCTGGAATCTGTAATTACTTACGAAGGTACCCACGACATACACTTGCTAATTCTTGGAAATGAAATTACAGGAATTCCTGCATTTAGTTAAATAAAAAAGAAGCTAACTCTTGCCACTGGCTTAAGTTAGCTTCACAAAAACACCTAACTAACAAAACAATATTATTGGATCACAATCTTGATCAATTCGCTTTTAGTTTCATTACCCAATTTATCTACCGCTCTAACCTGTAACTCTCTTAAACCTTTTTTATCAGTTTTTAAAGGAGAAGTATAAAGTATTTCTTTCCCCCCATCTAAAGTATAATAGATTTTATCTGTACCTACTAACTCATCTGTAGCGGCTAAATAAAGTTGTGTATGAGATGCAAAAACTGGAATTGGCTTATCCTGATCTTTTAAAGTCATAGAGCCTATAGCATCCATACTTAAGTGATAAAATACTTCAGGACCTTTGTTATCAACCACTACATAAAATTTATCAGATCTCTTATTGGTCACATTGTCTTCTCCGCTATAATCAACATGCTGTAAACCTTCTGTATCTAGTGTAAATGGATTATCGTAAGTAGATCCGGTACCACTATTTACTTGGTAGCTAATTTTTTGAACACCAGACTCGTAATCAGAAGCTTTTAGAATAACCTCTGTTTCACTAGTGATAAACATAGTATCTCTATCGAAAAACTGTGCACCTTTGTAAGAGTAGCTTAATTTAGGAGCTGTTAAATCAAGGTATAAATTACCCACTTCATTGTCTGTAGAAGCTTTACCTTTATTTTTTACTTTATCTATTGCATAAAA
It includes:
- a CDS encoding NAD(P)H-dependent glycerol-3-phosphate dehydrogenase, which produces MEKKKPVIGVLGSGSWATALIKILTSNDNKVNWWVRREDDVKHIISYKHNPAYLSAVEIHLNKVTPVSNIEEVIKNSDWLILVVPAAFVKDALKGVDPQLFKGKKVISAIKGMIPDENLLISDFMEEYYGTPSSDTAVIAGPCHAEEVAMEKQSYLTIASENIEFAENLCEVLDCHFIKVHAIKDLYGVEYSAVIKNIIAIACGIAHGLNYGDNFQAVLVSNALQEIEKFVEKINAMERQLSASAYLGDLLVTTYSQFSRNRTFGNMIGRGYSVKTAQLEMEMIAEGYYAVKCIYEINKKLELDLPIINSVYNVLYDKISPFLEFRILQNHLK
- the ade gene encoding adenine deaminase; translation: MKSIKANLVDIVNHKIYPVSLTVSGNKIEEITEISNEETLPYLMPGFVDAHIHIESSMLIPSEFARMAVPHGTIGTVSDPHEIANVLGVDGVLYMIENGKRVPFHYNFGAPSCVPATNFETAGAKIDSDEIKILLEKEEVGYLAEMMNWPGVLFEDAEVLRKIEIAKELGKPVDGHAPGLSGEDAIKYINAGISTDHECFTEAEAAHKLKHGMKVIIREGSAARNFEALHPLIDEHYSELMFCSDDKHPDELEIGHINLLVKRAVEKGHDVFKVLQMACINPVKHYGLKVGLLQQGDAADFILVEDLKDFKVLQTYIDGELVAENGKSFIPSVSEKAVNYFNINPIQPESLQLAATAEKIKVIVPKDGELVTGKELIKAKVENGKYVSDLENDILKIVVVNRYNEAKPAIAFIKNFGLKEGAIASSVAHDSHNIVAVGVSDEAITKAINLVIDCKGGVSACNGEADNVLPLPVAGLMSLEEGHTVAKKYAEIDAFAKKLGSTLRAPFMSLSFMALLVIPSLKLSDKGLFDGDKFSFTSVDA
- a CDS encoding tetratricopeptide repeat protein, which produces MNKSILWIAFVLISFLISCSSDEGERKDSTIRFFRRGKLALENEDYSGAIRYFDSAIQEDSSFSAAWNNRGVAHFELDDFDLAISDYTSAIDNDSIFLDAYFNRANAYFEIKEYEKAVADLNIVVEQQKDSAVVFTNRGTIYQAMGKYDEALKDFEKVIEIEPEDATAYLNKGTVYYYQQKYDEAEVLFNKSLKMDDQLDFAYNNLGLLSLQKKDYEQAMEYFNKAIELRPSAPYYLNNRGYTNLMLNNFEEAQKDIDKSLLYDGKNPWALRNIGIYFYKSETDISKGISYLKKALELKPDLELIHFYLGDAYLAANNKKQACEEWNISIEKSEVDSIEEKTKACQ
- the lgt gene encoding prolipoprotein diacylglyceryl transferase, coding for MPFTLSAIDFLNFINWGPDPEIFPLGPLSIRWYGLLFALGFLTGQYILIRIFRAEGKPEQDVETLTLYMVLATILGARLGHCLFYDPEYYLSNPLEILRIWKGGLASHGAAFGILFSLYLYVNYDIRSKTLLGLIPYSFSAKKVKRKGQSYLWIVDRIVIVVALAGCFIRLGNLMNSEIVGMPTDLPWGFVFTINPKYGDVPRHPAQLYESISCLIIFFILLALWSRKKAKTPEGLLLGLFLVLIFGLRFFYEFLKEVQEDFESDLPLKMGQILSIPLVIAGIYLLYRVYTGKAKIPSDE
- a CDS encoding acyl-CoA dehydrogenase family protein, with translation MKTQEKFKRRPINDTFTSPDFYEIDDLLTEEHKMIRDSVRQFVQKEILPIIEDCCEQAVFPKHLVKEFGELGAFGPNIPEEYGGGGLDNISYGLIMQEIERGDSGMRSTVSVQSSLVMYPIYMFGSEEQKQKYLPKLASGEMLGCFGLTEPDFGSNPSGMLTNIKDAGDHYILNGSKMWISNSPEADIAVVWAKNENGRIKGVIVEKGMEGFTAPEIHGKWSLRASITGELAFDNVKIPKENILPGKDGLGAPLKCLDSARYGIAWGAVGAAMSCYETARKYASERIQFGKPIAGFQLVQKKLAEMLTEITKAQLLTWRLGKLKNEGKATTTQISMAKRNNVEIALNIARESRQILGGMGITQEYPIMRHMMNLESVITYEGTHDIHLLILGNEITGIPAFS